From a single Vibrio toranzoniae genomic region:
- a CDS encoding GNAT family N-acetyltransferase codes for MELVVPSQEFKSAFEAFYEDFAQNDVENAEYYLEGKIDFSKYVQRLSDEAAGINLREGYVPCSHFWLIDSTRSILGAIRVRHNIDNDFLSLEAGHIGYDIAPSYRGKGNGKLMLKLALSKAASLGIERALLTADEDNFASRGVIEANGGEFEKIVIGKVFPNPLARYWVSCE; via the coding sequence ATGGAGTTAGTTGTACCATCGCAAGAGTTTAAGTCTGCTTTCGAAGCTTTCTATGAGGACTTTGCTCAAAACGATGTTGAAAATGCTGAGTACTACCTTGAAGGTAAAATTGATTTTTCCAAATATGTTCAGCGCTTGAGTGACGAAGCTGCGGGTATAAACTTACGTGAAGGTTATGTGCCATGTAGTCATTTTTGGCTGATAGATAGTACAAGGTCTATCCTCGGAGCTATTCGGGTTCGCCATAATATCGACAATGATTTCCTCTCTTTAGAAGCTGGGCATATTGGTTACGATATAGCCCCCTCATATCGTGGAAAGGGCAACGGTAAGTTAATGCTGAAGTTGGCGCTTTCGAAAGCTGCCTCTCTTGGCATCGAGCGAGCACTACTGACTGCTGATGAAGATAACTTTGCATCGCGTGGTGTTATAGAAGCTAACGGTGGTGAGTTTGAAAAAATCGTTATAGGTAAGGTTTTCCCAAATCCTTTGGCTAGGTATTGGGTCAGCTGTGAGTAA